The following is a genomic window from Onthophagus taurus isolate NC chromosome 1, IU_Otau_3.0, whole genome shotgun sequence.
AGCAATCATTACTTAAAGATATAGCTGTTTATGAAGTAGAGAAATTGAAAGGATTGGATCAATTACCCAAATATTTTATGGTTCATCGTAAAGAAGGCgattttgattttatgaaCCAATTCATTAAACTGATTAATTCCACCgatatttttttggttttatcgATTGGGGAGGAAAAAGGAAGTGGTAACATCGTTTTGTATGGAAAAGAAGATGTTATTGCTGATTTGGGGCCTAAGTACGTTGATTTATTAGtgataacctaaaattaatcGCGTTTTGTAGGatctgtcaaattttaaatggaaaaggCGCCGGGAAAGGAAACAAATATCAaggaaaagttaataatttaggAAATTTGCACTTAGTAGAAGATCTTTTGAAGTCatactttaaataaaatatttataaataataaagtagtaattaaaagttttaaatgagCTCCAtctatgtaatttttttataaccaaactaaacataacctcaatacataaccttaaaagtaatcgttaaaagtttttttaatcatgGAATCGATAGAAAACGAAAATCTTTACAAAATCCTACAAATTTCTATTGATAGTTCAACATCTGATGTAagtattaaaaagatttgtttttaatttgttcttcagcgcaattttttatttatttaactagATTAAAAAAGCCTATAGGAAAAAGGCATTAAAACTCCATCCTGATAAAAACCCTGATAACCCAGATGCAGCAAAAGAATTTCACAAGCTCTCAAAAATCTTAGAAATCCTAACAGATGAATCAGCAAGAAAGGCTTATGATCGTGTGTTAAAAGCACGACAAGAAGCCCAAATAAGACATCAAGCTTTAGATagcaaaagaaagaaattaaaagaagattTAGATGCACGAGAACAATTCAAAAGTAaccaacaaaaacaaaaatctgctgaacaattattaaaagaagaaattgaaagatTACGAAAAGAAGGATCAAAACAAGTGGAAGAAGAAATAGCCCTCGTTACACAACAAATATTCAATGAAAGAAACAACCAAAATACAGATATTGAAAGAGAAGAAAGTGAcaaatttcgaataaaaattaaatggaaagctaataaaaatgatgataaaAATGGGGGGTATAACGaggaaattttaa
Proteins encoded in this region:
- the LOC111419725 gene encoding dnaJ homolog subfamily C member 17; the encoded protein is MESIENENLYKILQISIDSSTSDIKKAYRKKALKLHPDKNPDNPDAAKEFHKLSKILEILTDESARKAYDRVLKARQEAQIRHQALDSKRKKLKEDLDAREQFKSNQQKQKSAEQLLKEEIERLRKEGSKQVEEEIALVTQQIFNERNNQNTDIEREESDKFRIKIKWKANKNDDKNGGYNEEILRKILLKYGDINVLVMSSKKKGSALIEYKTKRAAEMAIDLEKGLIENPLNLEWVNPPISSTSKGTTIKDSDFESIVLMKLRQAEERKKLIAQMMAEDKND